ataaaactcacCTTTCTTTTCCGTAGTTTGACAGGGGATTTGTGgacattttcattgtttatgACTTCATGAAAATTATTTTCCTTTGGGTGCTCATTTAAGACCATAGTACTGCTGTCATTCTGCAAATTTATTTCCAGATCTGAGTGAGGCTTGCTATTTTCTTTAGAGAATAAATCAACTTGTTCCTTGTTCCTCAGACATTCTAAGACTTTGGGCTCATAATCTTTATTTAATGTTCTGCAACAATCACTCTCATCTTCTAATATTTTACATATACTTTCTTTGATGGAATTTTTTTCCAGTGTTTCAGGATCTTTTGCAGTTTCTGTTGTTTCGCAAATTCCATTTGAATAGTCATTGGTGTCTTTTTCCTTTCCGCCATCAGAATTACCATGTATTGTTTTATCCATTATTTGTCTCAAATGATCCTGGTGTCCTATTCCATTTTCCTCATTCCTGTCATTTATTGCCTCCTCCATGATTTGGTGAGAACCAATTCCACTTTCACAGTGTTCCTCATTTTCTACTTTGTTCAAAGTGGCTGAGTCATTTTTAATTACTGCACCATTCAGGGAACTTGCACCCTGACAATCATGCTGATGACCTTCCATGTGTTTCATTTCCTTTATGGTCACATCTGAATTGTCATCAGTATGTGGAACTAATGTTTCTGTGCTGCCATCAAAAGATATAAGGTGTGCATCTTCAGAATGATTAGCATTTTCATCAACTTCTTTAGTCTTCACACTCAGTTTATTGAAAGAATATCGCACAGCAAGTGACTCATCATAGCATTCTGGTAAAGATGCACATCTTTCCCTTCTACCTGCTTTTGCCAAGTCATTTGATCTCATATTGCTTTTTAAGTCATGATTGTAAATTCCATGACAACAAATTAGATCTAAATCATCAAAACTGTATTGTACTCGGGTCCAGGGAGTAACATGTTCTTCCCAGCTTTTCTTTCTAGTAGCCACAGTCTCTTTAACAGACATTTGCATGTATTCCATGGAAAAGTATGAAAGACAAAGCACCAGTGGATGTGGTTCCCTGCAGAATAAttcataaaatgaagaaaaaaattagatagatagccATATAGATAAACAGCCATCACTGTAGCAAATTCCAATTTCACACTTTTCCAAAGTCACAAGGCTGCTGTGCACTGAGATAATTATCATCACATGGTTCTGATGTTTACATCCTATTCAGTTTccccaaaacaaatgaacatcCTCATCGTACCTTCATGTCAAAACTTGGTAAGGGAGTATAGACAAATAATGTACATGAGGCTTTAAAATTGCCTGTAACATGGGCtagaaatataaaaagtattataCTGCCACAGAAAATGTGTtaatagcacatttaaaaaaataaatatttagactTACCAGGAAAAGCTGCTGCCTATAAATTCCTGATTTATTTCCTTATTGGAAATGCTGGCTTTGCCTTTGAAATGGCAACATTTATCTTGGATTTTTTTCTAACACACAGAAGGTTGGATAGTGCCCCAGGGCCATATACTTTTCAATTTAGACCATGAGACATAAGATATTGCGACAGTCAGCGCTTAGAATTTAAATGCTCtcatgaaaagaaaataagaaattcttaggacaaaacatttaatgaagactttagCATTTGTACACACAAATAGATGAGGATGGTTTAACGTTTATAATGTGTTTCACAGAAAACttacacattaataagaaaattaaatgtacgACTCCTATGAACCAttgtttgtgctaaaaatgttCCAAATAACCCATCCATTTTGGTTTAGTAATCCATGCTGATTTTTGGCTCCAGGTATCATGCAAACTCAAGTTGTATATATCAGTGAATTAAATCAAAAGATGTTCCTAAAtggctttgatttatgtgggatTATTACAGCTTGTACCAATAAACTGGCAGACACAGATGTGAAATACAGTAATATGTTATTAATCACTCCTTTATGTGTGCTTAAGGAGTTGgctatgtttttaaaaaactttgcAGGCAGAAATAAATTATCTGACAGGAACTGGAAGAGAATGAGTACAGTTATCCACACACACTAACGTATCTTAGAAAGCCCGGTTATATTAATCTCAGAAATAGGAATCCATGAAGTATATGTAAACACGGGAATGATTTAAATTTGCTGATCACCTGTCTGTTAACTCTGTCTTTAGTATGAGTGGTCATCCAGAATCATCCTTCCTTACTTatacaaattttatttctttgttgatGGAATAAATGTGCAATAAGAAATTTGTggttttttattcatttcatataACAATTGTTAAATTAGACagtatggcatagtggttaagactttggcctTTAGACAATGAAATTGTAGGTtgaaatcccaccactgacaccgtGCAGCTATTTGCAAGTCACTTCACAAATAGCTTTcacttgaaaaaaacaaaaagagatgtaatcaattgtatctaAAATGCTttaagttaccttggataaaggcatcagccagatAAACaagtgtaaatatataaaaaatgcaacTCTCTGGCAACCCAGTAAAATAATTATCCAAAAAGATTCTACAGTAGTGTAATGAGTAATGTTCTGCTGCAATACTCattaactttaaagtaaacaacaaACGTCAAATTAAACGCTACAAATAACACTAGCAAATCAGGTGACAATAATCATAATACCATACCATGCCATTTTCCAAGCCCGTTTAATCATGAGCAGAGTCACAGGGGACTGGAGCAGTAGTGTAGCTTGGGGCGGGCGTAGCTAGAGGCAGGTGGAGGGGGTGGTCCACcctgggcggcacatttttggggtcggattattggccaaaaggatcagtacaattcatgtgtaagcagcagggtctggaaaaatatcactcatgaaagaaaaaagtaaaattctctgatttttttatccacaaattcttcaaaaaataattttcagactgtccttctgtgatggcattaGTCATAGCTGTTGAGATTTAtaaagcaataacaaaaataaacataaacattacacctataataatttctaggaagataaacaattaatttaccatttataattttgtttcgttatcagtCTGAATGTGTttttgctctgcacagaaaacatccccatctatcacttgtacactacactggttctggtttttcgcagcgtaattatattaaactaatatttagaacacagcttatcagtgcatctatactatattcttgtctagttgatgcttataaataattatatgtgaaaaactaTTGCTGTTTccctatatatgaataaatctatgtaaaatgtatcttaatttttctctatatgtcattttaattttctatttaaataggttaacatattctgCCCTGatcggcacgaactcgagctacgccactggactggagcctatcccagcgagCATAGGGCACAAACCAGAAACAACTCCTGGACACGGTGCCAACCCATCAcaggtgataataataataattaattaattgccatttaatttgcaaatttttttttttaaatacactaaCCTTCCTCAGTGCATGCCATAAATACCCTAACTTTCCTTGAtgcagagtagtcagtgggtgtGCAcctatatatggagacacttctcAGGTCCCAATATCTGCTTCTTAATCACTCAGGTCTACTGTTGAACAGTTTCTGATAACGCCCCGTTTgagtggtatcaaatctcagtccagactctttttatGTGTAACTCATGGATGGTTGAACAAGCTATCCACCTCCATTAAAAATTCTGACTCCCTTGGTGTTTTTAAGGAGGAGAGTGTTTTGTTTGGTGAGTTCttgtctaactgatattagctgttaggttttgtaacctaggaatCATAACTAGCCTGTAGTTTTTTCTGAGCTCTTCAGTTATGATGCCCAATTTTGAATCCTTGtcttgtaacacttgttccctGTCAACCCTTTAGATTGATGTTTACTCGAGTATTCTGACGTCTTTTGTAAGttgttttggataaaagcgtctactaagtaaataaatgttagTGTAAATGTAAGAATGACACCAATCAAGGAGTAACAATCTGCATTTTGATTTTGAAAcctttcagtttttgtttctctttcaaaAGTTAGTTGGAATTCCTAGCACAAATACATTAACagacaatacaaaaaaattactACTGAAACATTTCCTGAAACAAATAAGCAGCTGCCATCTCCTGTTCCTATGTAATTCTGCATTGAATGCACATCAGGCAAGAAGGAAAACAGCTTCTCACAACATGTGGTCTGCAGGTACTACATGGTATCTGTTGTGAAAGGCTTGCTTACCTTAATTCGGAACAAGAGCGGAAATTATTTATCTGCTGTTCATGACATTCTGAGAGCCAACATTGTAGCTGTCAAAATAATATAGCATACATTTCCTTAGAAAGAAGAGCATTCCGTTTTGAAGCCTTTTCTGCAAATGCAGCTGTGAGAAAAGAACTCTTCTTGGAAGGCAACTCAGCTGGGCTGAGTTCTGTCAAGAGTTTTTTCCTGTGACTCCTGTCTACAAACTTCAGACTAATGTTTTGCATGAGGGGGGCCGCATGCTGACCAGACCCACATTGCCGGTTAAGTATTTCCTGCCTTGAAGCAGCATGCTCATGTCGGACTAGGTAGAGCACTCTgaatgtgatttaaaataaaaatgttaaaagcgTTTGTCCACTGAATAAGATAGTCAAAGGTGTATTAGAAATGGGTCCATCTAAAGTGAAAATGTGAATAAGACCTTATAACCATAACAATGTAAATGGATATCTGTTTAATTGAAAGCGcaattcaaaaaaaagaaaataaaaaaatacatatttagccCAAAGACAATTTTAGTTGAATAGTCAAATGTATTATGGATGTTCTGTACATACTCACTGTATAGGCATATTCACAGATGTAATGATGGTTTATCATTTAAAAACCATATGCTTCAAACCTTACAATTTTCAGAATAGAACtacatttgatattttttcattGATATCCACTTATTTGTATATActcatacatataaatatatatatatacattatccAACCTTTTTTAAGCCAAGTTTGAGTCACGAGTAGCCAGGGAATATCCTAGTAACAAGGAGGGtgcacagggtaccagtccattacaaggtatgtacacagacacacacttgcTCAAAATGGGGCTAATTTGGAGTTCCCAGTTAAACTAACTTGCATATCCATAGAGATGTGGGAGCAAAAccaaagcacccagaggaaaacccatgaagacattgagagaacatgtaaactccgcAAAGATATTGTGGGATTTGAATTCACAATGCTACAACTGTGAGGGTGAAGCAAAGCATTAACTCCCGCACTATATGCTTAAAACGGAATGTAAGTTAAGACCAATTGTTGGCCTGAAAACTGCTAAATTTTCTCCTGATAATTACTATATCGCCATAAACAATCATGGATCTGCTCACTATTAAACCTGCCCTTTGTAACCCTGAGCCACggaatctgtctatctatcgatTTAAAATGCTGTATAGCCAGGCAGTACGGAATTTTACTcattaagcaagtttgaaaacTGGATGGATGTACACATAtagtttatatgtgtatatgaaaTATACAGCACATACATATATGATGATATTGATGCCATTCTTATTAAGCACTTTcactaaaaaacaattaaattacatGAGCAATTACaagcatatatgtatgtatatgtgtttatatacatatatgtaaacTGTGAATAAACACTTACACATGGAGTGCATGCAATATCATGTGAACTTACCCTTATGTCTGTATGTCAAATATAATTAGCAaacacagaatttattttttgtagtcaacttgtaaaacaacaaaactaaCTGGCCATTTACATGCTGTTCTCAGCTAAAAAAGCTGATGTTCAAACCTAAGCTTCAGTCACACGTGTACACTGTATGATAAAGTCAGAATGATACTTACTGCTCATCGAACAGCAAAGCAGAAGATGGGATAGATTCTTTCCACAAACATAAACCTCATCGATTAATTAAAGCAAACCTACTCCATTTACATATCCACATTTCTATATTTTATGGCAGTTGCTGCAGTTACTTTTCCTGTAAAGTCTCCAGAGTTGGACAAATCCAGAACTGTAACAGCCGAAAGACCGTCTCCATCTTGATCATATTAAAATTCTGCTGACACTAACACTTGTAGATGTCGTTTTCTTTCCAGTTTGACAAAGCCTGAATCATATCTTTGGAACAGCCCACATCTTTTACATCCCCTGTTGCTGTTCAGCTTTTCTTAAAGGATCATCTGTTTATATTTTCTGCGTTCTTATGCCTTCGCAGAATGACTTCCTTTCAGTTGCCCTGGGTGTCTCTCAGGCTGGGAACTAAATTTTGGCCATTTGGTTTTGATTATAAGCAGACATGCAGCTTTGCAGAGCTCAGGATATAAGTTAAAGGAGTTCTCCACTTTTGGCAGTAACACTGAAGCTGTTTTAACAGTTGCTTGTAATCCTACAAGCATCCTCggcaaaacagacaaaaaagaaaggaGCATTCTTGCACCGAGACACATTTACAGACATTCCAAGGGAAAATGCCATTCtagcaaaaatataaacattccTGGATCAAAATTTTGGCAAAGCAAAGGTAAATGCAAAGCTGACTTTTATAAGGCTTCCTATGGGATGATTTGTTAATTAGCAGTTAAATATTACACTGCAGAGCTGTTTCTTTAAATATCCAGAGATCTCCCATTGTCCTATACCATACCTTTAGTAGTCatgaaggattttatttttaaacaacacatttttatgaaataataTCCTATttgagtgaagaaaaaaataaccatataaaaaacacaaagtttgtttataatattaaaataatttatatgcaTTTGTCTCATAAGCAGATGATGTGTATTTTCTATTGAAACTCGAAGTTATTTAATTGTCAAAAATGACTTTGTTTTGTAAGAATATAGGAAGAAAAGAAGTATTTAAAGATCATAAAACAAATATTCATTTCAGCCTAAACTGACAGCCCCTTGAAAGTATTCAAAGTGAACAGAGCCAAAAGGATAAGGAAGTTATGAATGAATGGTGCTTTGTCTGTAGGATTTCACACTTTTATCAATTTATTAAATAACACTGTTCAACAGGTTCTATATACTGTTTCAATTCAATATACTCACATATCTAATGCTGCATTTTAGTTTAAATTCTCTCTTTAGTATGAAAAATAACTCAGAATGATCAACAAGTAGCAAAATATTTTGTCTAAAATAAaggacatgtttatttatttatattttggaataAGACCTGAAAACTATTAAACaagtcaaaaataataattaaaaattaaaaatacagtacaaaaatggGAAGTGTATTGATGTTATTAAATATCATAAAGAATTTTTAATACTTCAAGGAAAATTTGCTCATTTATGGCAGGGTGTCCTTTTATGAAGATATTCAGTTGGGGGATGCTTAtttattatcagaatgtagtaaCTGGAAGTTGAAGTTCCATTTAACTCAACAGGAATTTTTAAGATGGGTACATTTGTTCATCTGCCACAAAAGAGAACAAATTACAGTATCACTGATTTCACATAATTAATGTCACTACAATGTCCCAGTAACTAATGTTTTATGCCTACGGTATTTTGCTTCATTAAATAAGGATATTCTAAAGGGCAAGCTGTTATAAAGTATATTAATATGTGTTCAATGTCAAAGCATATCGCTGCATTAAACTATattaaactatatacagtaagtaatacTTTCTGTAATATTTAATGAAACATACAATATCACTTTCAATTTCTGCTGAATACTTAGTAAGATTGCAGAGGACTGGAGCCTATTCTAGCAAGCATAGggcttaaggcaggaacaatatcctggtcagggtgccagtccatcgcaaggtgaatacacacacatacacacacacacactggggtcAGTTTAGCGTCACCTATACatctaacctgcaggtctttgaactgtggaaggTAACCCGCTCACAGACGCAAACTCACGTGGACACAGGGGGAACATGGAAACATAACGCAAGGAAAGCTTGGGGTGCAAACCTCAGAGTTCTttttgtgagacagcagcgcttcCACTGTGCTGCCCTTTACTGAAACATTTTCAAGTGAAGAAAATAAGTGAACGACAAAAACTAACTCTGGACAGGATGACAGTAAATTACAGAGTACATTCATTCACACACAAGCTATGGGCCATTTAACCTGAATGGAGAATTTGACTATCTTTAGAAAACTTAAAAAGACACACAAGAACATGCAAGCTCTGCACAGATCACAAGTGTACAATTCTTCAAATAGGTTATAACAAACTCTACATTCAAAGAAAGActattattaaattttaaaaaatgagcaaaattaTGCAATTGGTTTAGCTTTTAATTGTTACGTAATATAATAATTCAGAGGCAGACTGCAGGTTTGAGTcgcttgatttattattttttttactttgtttgtgCCATTCAGCAAATTACTCTGTTTTGTATCTAGATGCTGGCAAGATATGCTTTGCTACCCTTTAACCCACAATGAACAaaagcaattattaaaaaaaatggattaaagttaaaaaaaattgcaaaatctgTCTAGACGGTTGACTTTTGTTTTAGACAATTTTTAAATGACAGCATGTTCTTCTATGTTATTATTAGTTTTACAATGCATGATATCATAGTACAGCTAAGAAGCGTACAATGTGTTTTTAATACTCGTATAGTCTGCATTTCTATTGTCATtataaatttcagttttattgatacagtatattgaaaattttaaaaacatgttttgttacaaaaaaatattattcaatGCAGCCTACTAATATTTTTGCCTGAGAGCAAGTCATAAGTTAAATAAATTCCATCTTTTTAAGCTTAAAGCACAGAAGTAGCATTAGTGCATGCTagattatataaaatacatattacaGTGCCAGTAACTTCAGAGAATTTCATACCAGACCACCAGCAAACTGCTAAATCTTTACCTGTCTCTGAGGTAATACAAAGCGCATATGGTACCAAGCACAGGGTGCCTGAACTCTTTCCCCTTTCTCTCTAAACAGTCAGAATCCCCTGTACGTTTTTTATTGTGTTCTgtgtttaaataatacatttactggAAACCTAACCTTTTGCAGCAATGatatttttcctttccaaggctCAGGTTTGCAAAAATGAGCGACATGATAAATACAAATAGAAGGGCAATTTTAAGCACAAGACATTTACAATGAAATACACCTGCAAAATGCATAGGTTTGTGTATGTAATTACTTAATTTCAGACACTATATATACATGGATGTTTCAGCAGATCATTAGTTCTTTAGTAATTCGGTAAACATATTTGTTATATGTTAATGAGATGCATCCTTAATTGGCTCATTTAACCCTCCTATATAAAATATGTCCAATAAGGCTCTGACAGGCTGAGAAACACGTGTATAATTAATGCTCTTGTgaactgcaaaaataattttaatttaccaACTATACAGTTGAAGAATAGAAATCAAAAGCTTatataagtaaagaaaaaaatctcattttaggATTTAAATTATGTAAAAGCTGTTGTAGTATCATTCAGTGTCTTTTTACACTCACATCTTTACACCTTTGGTTACGCCTCTCATATGGTCCTTGCCTTTGTATTGCTTGGCAACTGTAATTACTGAACGTAGTAACTAAAACTGTTTGGCTTCTTTGCTAGTGTATTTAAATGACCATATTATCTTACCTCGTTTAGTCATTTATAGCTTCAGTTTCAGGGTTTGTagcttttaactttctttttggcTTGCCATTGTACTTACTGCAAtcctttttattgattttttttacttttttgtttgcttaatcCAATCTGTGCTTATTTTTCTACCCGATTTATCTACAGAATTTTGAGCAACTTGATCAGCTTTTCCTTAAGACAGTCAATCTACGAATTCACCCTgtaattacttttatatttggTTTGGAAACGGTGAAAACGGGAGGAGTAATAATTGGttgagtgtcatgtgactgggaaaacTGCATCGAAAAGGAAGGTGACCATGTACAAAagcaatgtaatttgtttttgaaattcttaatatatagagtcaaaaaaaaaagtgcagaaactttttgaacgtctctTTTATATCTCCAGCTGCCTTTAGACATCCTGGGTTTGCTGAAGACTTCAACACATCCTTTGTCAAATATGCATGATATAACTTTTATGATTTGGGGTTTTGCTCCTTGAAGATTCcgtctgtatatatattttgtacttttacttttattatggcTTGATCAGGATCCCATTTTTTGTTGTTCGGCTGATTGTCATTGCCATATTGTTATTAGCCAACTGTGCCCAATTGCTGGGATGTGGCTTCTGAAAGTGCAACACATAGCATTGAGTTGACTCTGCTTACGATTGGTAGTGGGCTAGTCCTGACATCtaagtttttacatttactgtatatgtggaaAACCTATCCATGCAATTAGCTAGTATATGCTTAGTTTAGGAATTTAGGACTTTGTGAGTTATTTTGATTTCGACTTGTGTTATGTATATTGGTTTGGGAATCTGTCAGCTCATTATCCTCTTGGCTTTGGTCTTTTCTTGTACCGAACACCATTTTCTCCTCCCATCACCTGGTCTTTGTTTAACTTTTTGCTTTCTGGCATGACAATATTCAGCTTAGCAGAACACTAACTGTGTGAATGAAGAAGGATGTGCACGTCAATATTATGGATCTTTATAGTGaacagtaaaataattaagaaaacttTGTTGCAATATGTGATTGCAATGAATAGGTTCTCTAACAAAGTGTACTGAAACAGAGTGTCTACAATcacaacattaaaatatataaagtcagttaaacataataaacataattGTATTGATTTGATTTTCTTATCTCAGGAATGAGGTGAGATAGTGGGCTTTAAAGGTTTGTGTTGTTACCTTTTGGAAACTGAGTTCAATACCCAACCCAGCCACTATCAGTACAGTATGCAGTTAGGATATCCTTTTTAAGTATGTATGAGTTCGTCAATTGTTTTTATCATTCCAGTACCTCTATACTAGCCATGGGGGGTTGGGGTGGTTGTTGGTGTTGAGTTTTAATGGATTCATTGCTGTGTCCGACAATGGACTGATATTCTCTCCACTTATGGTTCCTTTCCTGTACCCAGTGCTGGCCATGGTCCTGCGATGGATTACATGGGTTCTTAAAACagataaattaagtaaaaaatatcacacagaatGTGGCATTTATTTCCAGATTTGGAAGCTTCCTTTGGATTTGTCCCCATGTACATTAAATGTCTAAATAGAAATGTCACGCATGTTCATCAGAAGGTCATCTTCCACTTTCCTCCCAGATATGTAATACCACCCAAACTGAGATGGGGTGCTgctgctaactgtcttgtcttcttcTTACTCCACAGTGCAATAAACCACTCAGTttgggcaactgactccaccccttctagcCCCTGGGCCACAAAAGCACAACCACCCAGAAAGAGACATCACTACTTGTCTAAGCAACCTGAGCAGAGGTGCTCCACATATGAATAGCCATTAAAGAAGCCACTAAGAACGATTGAGCTACATTGTTACGATggcaacattttttgttttgtttgagtgCTATcatgcattatttttgtttaaaaactttaattaaGTGGGGATGGACTGGTTGGAACCCCAAAGATTTACCTGCATATCAACCTGTCACTTCCTCAGATGACCACAATAAGCACTATTTCATTCCAATATATGCTCTCATTTGGAAACAGATCCTTCAGACCCTATTTAGACTAAATAACACTTCTGTTTACACCTCAACCTTAAATTTCACCAAGACTGTACGTAGATGCTGGAATATTTGAAAATCAGAGAGGCATAATTTGACTACTATGCTCTGATATAGTCTCTGTTTCCTGTGGTCATAAATTtttaggttaggtggattggcgattctaaattggccctagtgtgtgcttggtgtgtgggtgtgtttgtgtgtgtcctgcggtgggttggcaccctgcccaggattggttcctgccttgtgccctgtgttggctgggattggctccagcagacccccgtgaccctgtattcggattcagcgggttagaaaatggatggatggatggataaatttttAGTTCATAAATTCTCTGTAAGGGTTTATATACCCTCCTACTGTTACAGAAATCCAAAGAATGTCTACTGAAAAATTATATGTTTATGTCCCTGTAGCTCCCTGGGACTAAGATACCTGTGTTCTCATAGTTTTCTTCCTGCAGTCTTTTGGAGAGTAGGAATGAGTGTGGATGAGTGAAAAAGAGGccctatattaaaattaatttcttttccagGACTTATTTTAACTTTCTTATTGGTT
This genomic window from Polypterus senegalus isolate Bchr_013 chromosome 4, ASM1683550v1, whole genome shotgun sequence contains:
- the LOC120527467 gene encoding rho GTPase-activating protein 7-like gives rise to the protein MEYMQMSVKETVATRKKSWEEHVTPWTRVQYSFDDLDLICCHGIYNHDLKSNMRSNDLAKAGRRERCASLPECYDESLAVRYSFNKLSVKTKEVDENANHSEDAHLISFDGSTETLVPHTDDNSDVTIKEMKHMEGHQHDCQGASSLNGAVIKNDSATLNKVENEEHCESGIGSHQIMEEAINDRNEENGIGHQDHLRQIMDKTIHGNSDGGKEKDTNDYSNGICETTETAKDPETLEKNSIKESICKILEDESDCCRTLNKDYEPKVLECLRNKEQVDLFSKENSKPHSDLEINLQNDSSTMVLNEHPKENNFHEVINNENVHKSPVKLRKRKEVKDDRSRSRLDSMVLLIMKLEQLDKDIENALSTTSSTSNTPNLKRRPVPEVEFERDKNAAFVPESPSSVTLPQLVCSTLASTTSRPMLASVQRNVNMSIISGKEKAGLECPTTKGNKKHKERGM